The Naumovozyma dairenensis CBS 421 chromosome 11, complete genome genome includes a window with the following:
- the SKY1 gene encoding serine/threonine protein kinase SKY1 (similar to Saccharomyces cerevisiae SKY1 (YMR216C); ancestral locus Anc_8.732), whose translation MGSSIHYPNFIAKHIRKQTTPSAAMSFDPTLKQKESGVGTGISTQSSATGTTVTGTTTTSKLSLALQDSQRTIDKKHQDGSPSENSEDKYDDDDDDVFSDESSCDEKNEESLKDYKPGGYHPAFKGEGYKENRYILVRKLGWGHFSTVWLALDSVNGSHVAMKIVRSDKVYTEAALDEIKLLNQLSNSLSTAYLGSRHILKLLDNFMHAGPNGNHVVMVFEVLGENLLALIKKYEHRGIPLIYVKQISKQLLLGLDYMHRKCGIIHTDIKPENVLMEIGDVEAIVQMVELLDRQKRDLRKLRRNLSVHTNNVNIDNTAVPSPQNHPEDPPPYSHANGSNPSFSKSFSNSYSRYQMMNGTPVTNNSGSGAANINSRNNSINNNNNNNNNLQRIPSRRPRRNTIITGSQPLPSPLSSSNFFEMKNQFLQHSMSNNNNSLINSNLENISTNSSLSSSHAFSTLLSHSRSNMALSNGNSNANAFLKYGSINNNNSELTGTDINNQSVTSTTPTIENNNAIHNLVITEDQNLANSLSSFEISEHGLENSARRLDSNNEEEEQQEEGDSNIIEIKIADLGNACWYDEHYTNSIQTREYRSPEVLIGAPWGCSADIWSTACLIFELITGDFLFEPDEGHSYTKDDDHIAQIMELLGELPPYLLNNGKYTRNFFNSRGQLRNIAKLKFWPLQDVLVEKYKFEPLEAKEIADFLLPMLQLDPRKRADAGGLVNHPWLKDTLGMENITMPDRPLYGSGSDIPGWFQEVSGHKTH comes from the coding sequence ATGGGATCGTCAATACATTATCCAAACTTCATTGCGAAACATATAAGGAAGCAAACTACCCCTTCTGCTGCTATGTCCTTTGATCCTACTTTGAAACAGAAAGAAAGTGGGGTCGGTACGGGTATTAGTACTCAGTCATCCGCTACTGGTACTACCGTCACTGgtactactactacttcTAAATTGTCTTTGGCTCTACAGGACTCACAGAGAACTATTGATAAGAAACACCAAGATGGATCACCCAGTGAAAACTCAGAGGATAAGTatgacgatgacgatgatgacgTATTTTCCGATGAATCATCCTgtgatgaaaaaaatgaagaatcattgaaagattataaGCCAGGTGGTTATCATCCTGCTTTTAAGGGAGAAGgttataaagaaaatagatACATCTTAGTGCGGAAGCTGGGATGGGGCCATTTCTCGACCGTTTGGTTGGCTTTGGATTCTGTTAATGGATCACATGTTGCCATGAAGATTGTTAGAAGTGATAAAGTATATACAGAGGCTGCGttagatgaaattaaacTCTTGAATCAATTGAGTAATTCACTGTCTACTGCTTATTTGGGCTCTAGACacattttgaaattattggatAATTTTATGCATGCTGGTCCCAATGGGAATCATGTCGTAATGGTATTTGAAGTTCTTGGAGAAAATTTATTGGCTttgattaaaaaatatgaacaTAGAGGTATCCCATTGATCTATGTTAAACAAATTTCcaaacaattattattgggGTTAGATTATATGCATAGGAAATGTGGAATTATACATACTGATATCAAACCAGAAAATGTTCTTATGGAGATTGGAGATGTGGAAGCTATTGTACAAATGGTAGAGTTATTAGATAGACAAAAAAGAGATCTAAGAAAATTGAGAAGAAACTTATCGGTTCATACAAACAATGTTAATATAGACAATACTGCAGTGCCTTCACCACAGAATCATCCAGAAGATCCACCACCTTATTCTCATGCTAATGGTAGTAACccttcattttctaaatctttttcaaattcatacTCGCGatatcaaatgatgaacGGCACTCCAGTTACAAATAATAGCGGGTCTGGCGCTGCCAATATAAATAGTAGGAATAATagcattaataataataataataataataacaatttaCAAAGAATACCAAGTAGAAGACCAAGAAGAAATACAATCATTACAGGATCACAACCTCTACCTTCTCCATTAAgttcttcaaatttctttgaaatgaaaaatcaatttttacAACATAGTATGagtaacaataacaatagcctaatcaattcaaatttggaaaatatttccaCAAACAGCAGTCTTTCATCATCTCATGCATTCTCTACTTTATTATCACATTCAAGAAGTAATATGGCCCTAAGTAATGGCAATAGTAACGCTAATGCATTCCTAAAATACGGCTCaataaacaacaataattcTGAATTAACAGGTActgatattaataatcaAAGTGTAACTTCAACAACACCAACAATAGAGAATAATAACGCTATTCATAATTTAGTAATAACAGAAGATCAAAATTTAGcaaattctttatcttcttttgaaatatcaGAACACGGATTAGAAAACTCCGCTAGGAGACTCGATTCAAAtaacgaagaagaagaacagCAGGAAGAAGGTGATTCGAacatcattgaaattaaaattgCTGATCTTGGTAACGCATGTTGGTACGATGAACATTATACAAATTCTATTCAAACTAGAGAATACAGATCTCCAGAAGTCTTAATAGGAGCACCATGGGGTTGTAGTGCAGATATTTGGTCTACCGCATGTTTAATATTCGAATTAATTACTGgtgattttttatttgaacCAGATGAAGGACATTCATACactaaagatgatgatcaTATTGCACAAATTATGGAATTGTTAGGTGAATTACCTCCATATCTTTTGAACAATGGGAAATATACAAggaatttctttaattctCGTGGCcaattaagaaatatagcgaaattgaaattttggCCACTACAGGACGTTCTTgtggaaaaatataaatttgaaCCGTTAGAAGCAAAAGAAATTGCTGATTTCTTATTACCAATGTTACAATTAGATCCAAGGAAAAGAGCTGATGCTGGTGGGCTAGTAAACCATCCATGGTTAAAAGATACTTTAGGaatggaaaatattacaatGCCGGATAGACCATTATATGGGAGTGGTAGTGATATTCCAGGTTGGTTTCAAGAAGTTTCTGGACATAAGACGCACTGA